Proteins from a genomic interval of Sugiyamaella lignohabitans strain CBS 10342 chromosome C, complete sequence:
- the ARL3 gene encoding Arf family GTPase ARL3 (ARF-like small GTPase of the RAS superfamily; required for recruitment of Arl1p, a GTPase that regulates membrane traffic, to the Golgi apparatus; NatC-catalyzed N-terminal acetylation regulates Golgi membrane association mediated by interaction with membrane receptor, Sys1p; similar to ADP-ribosylation factor and orthologous to mammalian ARFRP1; GO_component: GO:0005794 - Golgi apparatus [Evidence IEA,IEA]; GO_component: GO:0005794 - Golgi apparatus [Evidence IDA] [PMID 15077113]; GO_component: GO:0005794 - Golgi apparatus [Evidence IDA] [PMID 15077114]; GO_component: GO:0005622 - intracellular [Evidence IEA]; GO_component: GO:0042175 - nuclear outer membrane-endoplasmic reticulum membrane network [Evidence IDA] [PMID 9920936]; GO_function: GO:0005525 - GTP binding [Evidence IEA,IEA]; GO_function: GO:0003924 - GTPase activity [Evidence IDA,ISS] [PMID 9920936]; GO_function: GO:0000166 - nucleotide binding [Evidence IEA]; GO_process: GO:0043001 - Golgi to plasma membrane protein transport [Evidence IMP] [PMID 16926193]; GO_process: GO:0006886 - intracellular protein transport [Evidence IMP] [PMID 9920936]; GO_process: GO:0033365 - protein localization to organelle [Evidence IMP] [PMID 12620189]; GO_process: GO:0015031 - protein transport [Evidence IEA]; GO_process: GO:0007264 - small GTPase mediated signal transduction [Evidence IEA]; GO_process: GO:0006810 - transport [Evidence IEA]), translating into MYHLARSLYANFTRKEEYAVLILGLDNAGKTTLLERLKTEYSNTKGLAPDKIAPTVGQNVAHITKNGVMLKIWDLGGQEALRTLWESYYTEAHAVVFVVDSTDRTRIEQCRDALDKIVSSESIEGTPILMLANKQDQEDRLEVEDIKEIFNKIAEKMSARDSRVLPISALDGTGVEDATEWLVSRLVRNKQQRPPKLR; encoded by the coding sequence ATGTACCATCTGGCGAGGTCATTGTATGCCAATTTCACGAGAAAGGAAGAGTATGCCGTTCTGATTCTAGGTCTGGATAATGCCGGAAAAACGACCCTTTTGGAGCGGTTAAAAACTGAATACTCGAACACAAAGGGTTTAGCTCCTGACAAAATTGCCCCTACTGTGGGTCAGAACGTGGCCCATATTACGAAGAACGGAGTTATGTTAAAGATATGGGACTTGGGCGGTCAGGAGGCCCTGCGTACACTATGGGAGAGCTACTATACTGAAGCGCATGCAGTGGTATTTGTCGTCGACTCTACAGACAGGACACGAATTGAGCAGTGTCGGGACGCTCTTGATAAGATAGTGTCATCAGAGTCAATAGAAGGCACGCCCATTCTCATGCTTGCGAACAAACAGGACCAAGAAGATAGGCTCGAAGTTGAGGACATTAAAGagatcttcaacaaaataGCAGAGAAAATGAGCGCCAGAGACAGTCGTGTGCTTCCCATCAGTGCCCTTGATGGAACTGGTGTCGAAGACGCTACCGAATGGCTTGTATCGCGGCTCGTTCGTAACAAACAGCAGCGTCCCCCTAAGCTCAGGTaa